From Candidatus Abyssobacteria bacterium SURF_5, one genomic window encodes:
- the raiA gene encoding ribosome-associated translation inhibitor RaiA, which yields MQLMITGRHVDITEPLRTHIEKKMQKIKAYFDRIIEVRVVLSVEKYRQFAEITILGSGIHFHSTESTEDMYASIDKALEKIERQLRRRTTKVRQSKRKKGAEPAVAAAELEEEVAEAPEQELIEQYGQYRVTVANSILPKPVSVEEAIMQLDVSDGEFLAFVNQQTDEVNVVFRKKEGGYGLLRRPF from the coding sequence ATGCAATTGATGATAACCGGAAGGCATGTGGATATCACCGAACCTTTGCGTACGCACATCGAAAAGAAGATGCAGAAAATCAAGGCGTATTTCGACCGCATAATTGAGGTACGCGTTGTGCTCTCAGTTGAAAAATACCGGCAGTTTGCCGAAATCACCATTCTCGGAAGTGGAATCCACTTCCACAGCACTGAGTCGACGGAAGATATGTATGCGTCTATAGATAAGGCCCTTGAAAAGATCGAGCGCCAGTTGCGCCGCCGAACGACCAAAGTGCGCCAGTCCAAGCGTAAAAAGGGCGCGGAGCCCGCAGTAGCCGCAGCGGAGCTCGAAGAGGAAGTCGCCGAGGCGCCCGAGCAAGAACTGATTGAGCAATACGGCCAGTATCGAGTAACAGTAGCCAACTCGATTTTGCCTAAGCCTGTTTCGGTGGAAGAGGCGATCATGCAGCTTGACGTATCAGATGGCGAATTTCTCGCTTTCGTGAACCAACAGACCGACGAGGTCAATGTCGTGTTCAGAAAGAAAGAGGGCGGATACGGCCTTCTCAGACGTCCGTTTTGA
- a CDS encoding HPr kinase/phosphorylase, protein MIKSLSVGEFIERTKENLKIQIVAGESGLDRTIAISDINRPGLALTGYLDFFAFDRVQVMGLTEINYMRQLEKKTLIERLQRVFKYEIPCFIITRGLTASDEFLEQAERASVPILRSLLTTTKVVSKIIVFLDNQFSPETSLHGVLVDVYGVGVLIMGRAGVGKSECALELIERGHRLVADDVVFIRRRGDRYLYGEGSSLLRHHMEIRGLGIFDVKNIFGVGAIRNTKRIGLIMELEDWDASKEYDRVGVTQDSHTVLEVKLPKITVPVRPGRNMAIIAEVAALNHRLKEMGMDSEQLLSDRLTQALTAGEKASEDFDL, encoded by the coding sequence ATGATCAAGAGCTTGAGTGTCGGCGAATTCATCGAGAGGACAAAAGAAAACCTCAAAATCCAGATTGTAGCTGGTGAAAGCGGGCTGGATCGCACTATCGCGATCTCTGACATTAACCGGCCAGGTCTCGCTCTGACCGGCTATCTGGATTTTTTTGCTTTTGACCGGGTGCAGGTCATGGGACTGACGGAGATAAACTACATGCGCCAGCTCGAAAAAAAGACGTTGATCGAGCGGCTGCAGCGCGTTTTCAAATACGAGATCCCGTGTTTCATTATCACACGCGGGTTGACCGCTTCCGACGAATTCCTCGAACAGGCGGAGCGCGCCTCGGTGCCTATCCTGAGGTCGCTCTTGACGACCACAAAAGTCGTCAGTAAAATCATCGTCTTTCTCGACAACCAATTCTCGCCGGAAACCAGTCTGCACGGGGTCCTTGTGGACGTTTACGGAGTGGGAGTGCTGATAATGGGACGCGCCGGAGTGGGCAAGAGCGAGTGCGCTCTGGAACTTATCGAGCGCGGCCATCGCCTCGTTGCCGACGACGTCGTCTTTATCCGACGAAGGGGCGACCGTTATCTGTATGGGGAAGGCTCAAGCCTGCTGCGCCATCACATGGAGATCCGCGGCTTGGGCATCTTCGACGTGAAGAATATTTTTGGAGTCGGCGCGATCAGGAACACGAAGCGCATCGGCCTGATTATGGAATTGGAGGACTGGGACGCCTCGAAGGAATATGACCGCGTGGGCGTCACTCAGGATTCACATACCGTACTCGAAGTGAAGCTTCCGAAGATAACGGTGCCGGTAAGGCCGGGAAGGAACATGGCTATCATCGCCGAGGTCGCCGCTCTGAATCATCGACTCAAGGAGATGGGGATGGATAGCGAACAGCTTCTGAGCGATCGCCTTACGCAGGCGCTAACGGCCGGCGAGAAAGCTTCGGAAGATTTCGACCTATGA
- the rapZ gene encoding RNase adapter RapZ, with amino-acid sequence MRRSHFIVVTGLSGAGKSQAIKCLEDLGFFCVDNLPTMLIPKFAEVCTESGGRLKRVALGIDIREGGFLNRLFDELKYLKKEEFSYEILFLEARAEVLVNRYSETRRKHPLSGHTSLPAAIEGERRKMAKLRRLADYIVDTSDLNIHQLKDRLFKIFSANEMRPIIVNVLSFGYRYGVPQEVDMLFDVRFLPNPNYVPALKHCTGNQKNVAKYVLDSAAGEKFGQKLEDILDFLLPLFEREGKSYLTVAFGCTGGRHRSVVFANKMGRFLKEKGIEASVIHRDIRKK; translated from the coding sequence ATGAGACGGAGCCACTTTATCGTTGTCACCGGCCTCTCCGGCGCGGGAAAAAGCCAGGCTATCAAATGTCTCGAGGATCTTGGCTTTTTCTGCGTGGACAATCTGCCGACGATGCTGATCCCCAAGTTCGCCGAGGTGTGCACGGAGTCCGGCGGACGCCTGAAACGAGTGGCACTGGGCATCGACATTCGAGAAGGCGGTTTTTTGAACCGGCTCTTCGATGAGCTGAAATACCTGAAGAAAGAAGAATTCAGTTACGAGATTCTTTTCCTGGAGGCGCGCGCGGAAGTTCTTGTCAATCGATACAGTGAGACGAGGCGAAAGCATCCTCTCAGCGGCCACACGTCGCTGCCGGCAGCGATCGAGGGCGAGCGCAGGAAGATGGCGAAATTGCGCCGGCTCGCCGATTACATCGTCGATACGAGCGACCTGAATATCCATCAGTTGAAGGACCGCCTCTTCAAGATTTTCTCAGCGAATGAGATGCGGCCCATCATCGTGAATGTGCTCTCGTTCGGATATCGATACGGCGTTCCGCAGGAAGTGGATATGCTTTTTGATGTCAGATTCCTGCCGAACCCGAACTACGTCCCCGCTCTCAAACACTGCACGGGGAATCAGAAAAACGTCGCCAAATACGTCCTCGATTCGGCGGCGGGCGAAAAGTTCGGTCAGAAGCTGGAGGACATACTTGATTTTCTCCTGCCTCTCTTCGAACGGGAAGGCAAGAGCTATTTGACAGTCGCGTTCGGGTGCACGGGCGGCCGCCACAGGTCGGTTGTCTTTGCTAACAAGATGGGCAGATTCCTCAAGGAAAAAGGGATCGAGGCCAGCGTGATACATCGGGATATACGGAAGAAATGA
- a CDS encoding HPr family phosphocarrier protein yields the protein MLKRKVIVRNEVGLHARPAKNLVTELNKYSSDVFIEKDDYRVNAKSIIGVLTLAAVKGTELLITAEGDDAEEVLDLVERMFQECLGENPQVVT from the coding sequence ATCCTCAAACGAAAGGTAATCGTCCGAAACGAAGTTGGCCTGCATGCCCGGCCGGCTAAGAATCTTGTCACCGAGCTCAATAAATACAGCTCAGACGTTTTTATCGAGAAAGACGATTACAGGGTGAATGCCAAGAGCATCATCGGCGTGCTCACGCTTGCGGCGGTGAAAGGGACCGAATTGCTCATCACCGCAGAAGGCGACGACGCCGAAGAAGTGCTCGATCTTGTCGAGCGCATGTTCCAGGAATGTCTTGGTGAGAATCCGCAGGTGGTTACGTGA
- the ptsP gene encoding phosphoenolpyruvate--protein phosphotransferase has protein sequence MKKLNGIGASPGIVIGKAFVISSEGFQIISRDLSEDEVEREIERFQQAISESKQEILSIKRQFGQDSNEPGLAEIFDTHVHLLEDVLLMGETIEHIRRERKNAEHVFARTVQALEEKFNSVDDEYFRQRVHDIQDVSGRILRKLLGKERRTLANLREKAILITRNLTPAETASMDRRNVLAFATDFGGRTSHASIMAKALGIPAVVGLQNITAQVRNDDVLIIDGQHGIAIIDPDEQTLNEYQMRRERVLESERLLAQLRHLPAQTLDGVTVVLSANIDLPEEVERAMEHGAEGVGLLRSEFLYLNRTLPPDEDEQVEAYAKVVKAVAPNSVIIRTLDLGGDKVPGHFPYHEANPFMGCRAIRLCLNHPEIFKPQLRAILRAGAAGNVKLLFPMITGLNELRQAKQILDEVKQELRAEGAAFNENTPVGVMIETPSAGIIADLLAPEVDFFSIGSNDLIQYMLAIDRVNERIAHLYEPTHPAVLRMLKSIIDASERAGVELSICGEIAGDLPLALVLLGFGIRKFSMAATIIPEVKKLIRSISFGDVKNMAHRLLTFSTPDEVRSEIQRSMAKLVTNYSDYELFVSRT, from the coding sequence GTGAAAAAGTTAAACGGTATAGGGGCATCCCCCGGTATAGTGATCGGAAAGGCGTTCGTCATTTCCAGTGAGGGATTTCAGATCATCTCGCGCGACCTCTCGGAAGACGAAGTGGAACGCGAGATTGAAAGATTTCAGCAGGCAATATCTGAAAGCAAGCAGGAAATCCTCTCGATCAAAAGGCAATTCGGGCAGGACTCGAACGAGCCCGGACTCGCCGAGATATTCGACACCCACGTCCATCTGCTGGAAGACGTGCTGCTGATGGGGGAAACCATTGAACACATCCGCAGAGAACGCAAGAACGCCGAACACGTCTTTGCCCGAACTGTCCAGGCCCTCGAGGAAAAATTCAATTCGGTGGATGATGAGTATTTCCGGCAAAGAGTCCATGATATTCAGGATGTTAGCGGTCGCATCCTCAGGAAGCTTCTCGGGAAGGAACGGCGGACGCTTGCGAATCTTCGGGAAAAGGCCATCCTCATCACGCGCAACCTGACTCCGGCCGAGACCGCCAGCATGGATCGACGCAACGTGCTCGCCTTCGCCACCGATTTCGGCGGACGGACTTCGCATGCATCTATCATGGCCAAGGCGCTTGGCATTCCGGCCGTGGTCGGCCTGCAAAATATCACGGCACAGGTGCGTAACGACGACGTCCTCATTATCGACGGCCAGCACGGAATAGCCATTATCGATCCCGACGAACAGACCCTCAACGAGTATCAGATGCGGAGGGAACGCGTCCTTGAATCGGAACGGCTCCTCGCGCAGTTGCGACATCTGCCGGCGCAGACGCTCGATGGGGTTACGGTCGTCCTTTCCGCCAACATCGATTTGCCCGAGGAAGTCGAGCGGGCGATGGAGCACGGCGCCGAAGGCGTCGGCCTTTTGCGCAGTGAGTTTCTGTATCTGAACAGAACGCTTCCGCCAGACGAAGACGAGCAGGTCGAGGCATATGCCAAAGTCGTGAAAGCGGTTGCCCCCAACAGCGTCATCATCCGCACACTGGACCTCGGCGGCGACAAGGTCCCGGGACATTTCCCCTATCATGAAGCAAATCCCTTCATGGGGTGCCGCGCCATCAGGTTATGTCTCAACCACCCTGAAATCTTCAAGCCTCAGCTCAGGGCTATCCTGCGCGCCGGCGCGGCCGGAAACGTGAAGTTGCTCTTCCCGATGATCACGGGTCTCAATGAGCTGAGGCAGGCAAAGCAGATTCTCGACGAGGTGAAGCAGGAACTGCGCGCCGAGGGCGCCGCCTTCAATGAAAACACACCCGTCGGCGTTATGATTGAGACGCCGTCGGCCGGCATCATCGCCGACCTGCTGGCGCCGGAAGTGGATTTTTTCAGCATCGGCTCGAATGATCTGATCCAGTACATGCTGGCGATCGACCGGGTAAACGAGCGCATCGCGCACTTGTACGAGCCCACCCACCCGGCCGTGCTGCGCATGCTCAAATCGATCATTGATGCGTCCGAACGCGCGGGAGTAGAACTCAGCATCTGCGGCGAAATCGCAGGCGATCTGCCGCTGGCGCTCGTGCTGCTGGGGTTCGGCATAAGGAAGTTCAGCATGGCCGCAACCATCATTCCTGAAGTAAAAAAACTGATTCGCTCGATCTCGTTCGGGGATGTCAAGAACATGGCTCACCGCCTGCTCACATTTTCGACCCCGGACGAAGTGCGAAGTGAAATTCAGCGGAGCATGGCGAAACTGGTAACCAACTACAGCGACTACGAACTCTTTGTCTCTCGAACCTGA
- a CDS encoding alpha/beta fold hydrolase — MQSIRKLLKISALVLLGVLLAMISATLATAGSFLILASVSGSYIIRRYEILNTPPPNFSFAGTDPRERFLGVIGEAAAAFACALLYPFGYFTSAYSRNRLVPGERPLILCHGYMANRSNLLWLGWRLRRAGRHNVFIPNFRPASAPISQFAEMLSREVTAALEMTGAEKVDLVGHSMGGLVIRYYIERLGGARFVENAITIGAPHCGTKTAVLSLFRTASQFCPNAPFIEEFNAAAPAGSVNMVAIWSEFDNIVLPPQNAMLPEPYKNAMVKNVGHVALLFSGQVFSQVRRALNEKHET; from the coding sequence ATGCAAAGCATCCGGAAACTCCTGAAAATCAGTGCTCTCGTCCTGCTGGGCGTCTTGTTGGCAATGATAAGCGCCACGCTCGCAACGGCGGGTTCTTTTCTTATTCTTGCATCGGTCTCCGGTTCTTATATCATCCGGCGCTATGAGATCCTGAATACGCCGCCCCCCAATTTCAGCTTTGCCGGAACTGATCCGCGTGAAAGATTCCTCGGGGTGATCGGAGAAGCGGCCGCGGCATTCGCATGCGCACTCCTTTATCCGTTTGGCTACTTCACGAGCGCGTACTCCCGAAATCGGCTTGTGCCCGGCGAGCGCCCGCTCATCCTGTGCCACGGCTATATGGCCAATCGCTCAAACCTGCTGTGGCTCGGCTGGCGACTCAGGAGAGCCGGCCGGCATAACGTGTTTATCCCCAACTTTCGCCCGGCATCAGCTCCCATCTCGCAATTCGCCGAAATGTTATCGCGTGAGGTAACAGCCGCGCTCGAGATGACGGGCGCCGAGAAAGTGGATCTTGTCGGGCACAGCATGGGCGGATTGGTGATTCGATATTATATTGAGCGCCTGGGCGGAGCGCGATTTGTTGAAAACGCGATAACGATCGGCGCGCCGCATTGCGGCACGAAAACCGCCGTCTTGAGCCTGTTCAGAACCGCCAGCCAGTTCTGCCCAAATGCCCCCTTTATTGAAGAATTCAACGCCGCCGCCCCCGCCGGTTCGGTGAATATGGTTGCGATTTGGTCGGAATTTGATAATATTGTTCTTCCGCCGCAGAACGCGATGCTGCCGGAGCCCTACAAGAACGCTATGGTGAAAAACGTCGGACATGTGGCATTGCTGTTCTCCGGACAGGTTTTCTCTCAGGTGCGCCGCGCTCTGAACGAAAAACATGAAACATAA
- a CDS encoding ArsA family ATPase: MELDELVDRREIIICCGSGGVGKTTTAAAIAMHAAIKGRKTIVLTIDPAKRLANSLGLPELGNEERKIPPHKFVEAGIRPKGELYAMMLDTKRTFDDLIARFSLNPDMREKILSNPLYRSISDTFVGSQEYMAMEKLYEIYSEGDYDLIVLDTPPTKHALDFLDAPRRLTDFLDGRILKWFLKPYFSAGRAGIRLFQRGTSVILRTLERVTGITALKIVSDFFIAFEGLYDGFKERAEAVYDLLHDRVTAFVLVTSPEDLTIEEAIYFHDKLIEYEMPFCGLIINKVHNDFSAENVKEADVRRLARRVVAALARNEDERKAMQTVAEDLAENLQNFRNLAAIDQENIRSLTDSIDSQASVRIVPFFDTDVYDIQGLLLINEYLFGPDGKK; this comes from the coding sequence ATGGAACTGGACGAACTGGTCGACCGGCGCGAGATCATCATTTGCTGCGGCAGCGGCGGAGTCGGCAAGACGACGACCGCGGCGGCAATCGCCATGCACGCCGCCATCAAAGGTAGAAAAACGATCGTGCTCACGATCGATCCTGCGAAACGCCTTGCGAATTCGCTCGGCTTGCCCGAATTGGGAAACGAGGAGCGCAAAATCCCTCCGCACAAGTTCGTTGAGGCCGGCATTCGACCGAAAGGCGAATTGTATGCGATGATGCTCGACACGAAGCGCACCTTCGACGATCTCATCGCGAGATTCTCCCTGAACCCCGACATGCGGGAGAAAATCCTGTCGAATCCGCTCTATAGAAGTATTTCAGATACCTTCGTCGGCTCGCAGGAATACATGGCGATGGAAAAACTCTACGAGATCTATTCGGAAGGCGACTACGATCTCATTGTCCTCGATACCCCGCCCACCAAACACGCGCTCGATTTTCTCGATGCGCCCAGACGCCTCACCGATTTCCTCGACGGCCGCATCCTCAAATGGTTTCTCAAACCATATTTTTCGGCGGGACGCGCAGGCATCCGCCTGTTCCAGCGCGGAACTTCCGTTATCCTGCGAACACTCGAGAGAGTCACCGGCATCACCGCCCTCAAAATAGTTTCCGATTTCTTCATCGCATTCGAAGGCTTGTACGACGGCTTTAAAGAGCGTGCCGAGGCGGTCTACGACCTGCTGCACGATCGGGTGACCGCATTCGTTCTGGTCACCAGTCCGGAAGACCTCACCATCGAGGAAGCCATCTATTTCCACGACAAGCTGATCGAGTACGAAATGCCTTTTTGCGGTCTCATCATCAACAAGGTGCACAATGACTTTTCCGCCGAAAACGTCAAAGAGGCGGACGTTCGGCGCCTCGCGCGAAGGGTAGTCGCCGCGCTGGCCAGAAACGAGGATGAGAGGAAGGCGATGCAAACGGTTGCCGAAGACCTGGCGGAGAACCTGCAGAATTTCCGCAATCTCGCCGCCATCGACCAGGAAAATATCCGCAGCTTGACCGACAGCATTGATTCGCAAGCATCGGTCCGCATTGTACCGTTCTTCGATACCGACGTCTATGATATACAAGGATTGCTGCTCATCAACGAATACCTTTTCGGCCCCGACGGAAAAAAGTGA